In Pseudomonas fluorescens, a genomic segment contains:
- a CDS encoding ABC transporter ATP-binding protein has translation MCSEFSIQVKSVSKHFRIYASPRARLLQMFSREKHYKEFVALDDVSFVINKGETVGIVGRNGSGKSTLLQMICGTLTPTSGEITTHGRIAALLELGSGFNPEFSGRENVYMNASILGLSNAETAARFESILAFAEIEDFIDQPVKNYSSGMMVRLAFAVAINVDPQILIVDEALAVGDELFQRKCYARIEAIKAQGATILFVSHASNTVVSLCDRAILLDGGKKITEGTPKSVVGKYQRLLNAPADKAKVMREQMLAGIEAPPSPELAEPGEVDELCQEMAGYFDPHLVSKTVLSYESRGALISDPQLLNIQGQKVNCLKAGETYRYTYRVRFDRDARNVRFGMLIKTPTGVELGGATSAKQIAEGIVVVSSGSVLSVEYSFVCRLNEGLYFLNAGVSGDCGEGFHHLHRVVDALCFRVSAESKQFGLGLVDFSCAPEWSLVE, from the coding sequence ATGTGTTCTGAGTTTTCAATACAGGTTAAAAGTGTTAGCAAGCATTTTCGAATATACGCCAGCCCGCGCGCGCGTCTGCTGCAGATGTTCAGTAGGGAAAAGCACTATAAGGAGTTTGTGGCGCTAGATGATGTTTCTTTTGTAATAAATAAAGGCGAGACAGTTGGCATTGTTGGTCGCAATGGGAGTGGAAAGTCTACGTTGTTGCAGATGATTTGCGGCACTCTGACCCCTACTTCCGGTGAGATAACTACACATGGCCGTATTGCCGCGCTGCTAGAGTTGGGGTCGGGTTTCAACCCCGAGTTCAGTGGGCGAGAGAATGTTTACATGAATGCTTCCATACTTGGACTTTCCAATGCGGAAACTGCAGCACGCTTTGAGTCCATACTCGCCTTTGCAGAGATTGAAGACTTCATAGATCAGCCGGTCAAGAATTACTCCAGTGGCATGATGGTGCGGCTGGCTTTTGCTGTGGCTATCAATGTCGACCCGCAGATCCTGATTGTCGATGAGGCGCTGGCTGTGGGGGATGAGCTCTTCCAGCGCAAATGCTATGCGCGGATCGAGGCTATCAAGGCCCAAGGTGCAACCATTTTGTTCGTTTCCCATGCAAGTAATACGGTTGTGAGCCTGTGTGACCGGGCGATTCTGCTGGATGGTGGTAAAAAGATTACTGAAGGCACGCCCAAATCAGTGGTTGGTAAGTATCAGCGGCTGCTGAACGCTCCTGCCGACAAAGCCAAGGTCATGCGCGAACAAATGTTGGCTGGTATCGAGGCGCCTCCGAGTCCCGAGTTGGCTGAGCCTGGAGAAGTGGATGAGCTATGTCAGGAAATGGCGGGATATTTCGATCCGCACCTTGTTTCCAAGACTGTGCTGTCTTATGAATCTCGTGGTGCATTGATCTCTGATCCTCAGTTACTCAACATCCAAGGGCAAAAGGTTAATTGTCTCAAGGCAGGAGAAACTTATCGCTATACCTACCGTGTGCGCTTTGATCGTGATGCTAGGAATGTCCGTTTTGGTATGCTGATCAAGACTCCCACTGGCGTGGAGTTGGGAGGGGCTACTTCAGCCAAGCAGATCGCAGAGGGAATCGTGGTTGTTTCATCCGGTTCCGTGCTGTCGGTGGAGTACAGTTTTGTCTGTCGCCTCAATGAAGGATTGTATTTTCTCAATGCTGGCGTATCCGGGGATTGTGGTGAGGGATTCCACCATCTTCATCGCGTCGTCGATGCGTTGTGCTTTCGCGTGAGTGCGGAAAGCAAGCAGTTCGGGCTTGGTCTCGTGGATTTCTCATGTGCGCCGGAATGGTCTTTGGTAGAGTGA
- a CDS encoding sulfotransferase family protein, with protein sequence MLRFIGIGAQKSGTSWLYEVLSKHPSVSFPAGKEVHFWDAHYLNGVGWYSSLFSEERCNGDITPAYAILPLDRIREVHQYFPSLRIVYLMRNPIERAWSSARMALRRAEMEFCEASDQWFIDHFKSQGSLQRGDYANCLRNWMSVYPRESFLISRYETIAHDPVGFANRVLSHIGLGEFFSETHRPELSRPVFEGYKSAIRPELLQVLHRLYADKIDALSELLEADFSDWKNRCWR encoded by the coding sequence ATGTTAAGGTTTATCGGAATTGGTGCCCAGAAAAGCGGCACTAGCTGGTTATACGAAGTGTTGAGCAAGCATCCAAGTGTAAGCTTTCCAGCTGGCAAGGAAGTTCACTTCTGGGATGCTCACTACCTGAATGGTGTTGGCTGGTACAGCAGTTTGTTCAGTGAGGAACGCTGCAATGGCGACATCACTCCTGCCTATGCAATTCTGCCACTCGACCGGATTCGTGAAGTGCACCAATACTTTCCCAGCTTACGTATCGTTTATCTGATGCGAAATCCGATTGAGCGAGCATGGTCTTCTGCCAGGATGGCACTGCGCCGAGCCGAAATGGAGTTTTGTGAAGCGTCTGATCAGTGGTTCATTGATCATTTCAAATCGCAGGGATCGTTGCAGCGTGGTGACTACGCCAACTGCTTGAGAAACTGGATGTCGGTCTATCCTCGTGAGAGCTTTTTGATTTCTCGCTACGAAACGATTGCGCACGACCCCGTTGGTTTCGCCAACAGGGTACTGAGTCACATTGGCTTGGGTGAGTTTTTCTCCGAGACTCATCGTCCCGAGTTATCTCGGCCGGTCTTCGAGGGCTACAAATCTGCTATCCGACCGGAATTGTTGCAAGTGTTGCATCGGCTCTATGCTGACAAGATCGACGCATTGAGCGAGCTGCTCGAGGCTGACTTCTCAGACTGGAAGAACAGGTGTTGGCGCTGA
- a CDS encoding NADPH-dependent F420 reductase gives MKTQSSVMSFCLFPLATYGIKAVDLGGKYSSEVFAQFVPGARVVKAFNHLDVAVLAEPEVAGGKRVLFYSGDDAAAKADVRKIIEETGFYPVDLGSLDVGGHLASLPFGSLSAQNFIKI, from the coding sequence ATGAAAACCCAATCGAGCGTGATGTCGTTTTGCCTCTTCCCACTCGCGACCTATGGAATCAAGGCGGTCGATCTGGGTGGCAAGTATTCGAGCGAGGTATTCGCTCAGTTCGTCCCAGGCGCGCGGGTTGTCAAAGCCTTCAACCACCTTGATGTGGCAGTGCTGGCGGAGCCGGAAGTGGCGGGCGGCAAGCGCGTCTTGTTCTACTCAGGCGATGATGCAGCCGCAAAGGCAGACGTGCGTAAGATCATTGAAGAGACCGGCTTCTATCCCGTTGACCTGGGGTCGCTTGACGTTGGTGGGCATCTGGCATCGCTGCCTTTTGGCTCGCTGTCTGCGCAGAACTTCATCAAGATCTGA
- a CDS encoding anti-sigma factor family protein produces MNELDCPVCRVRLQGYVDQELDPALAADVSAHLVLCRECARVCEEVKALKVSVKRHAAYYPAPAALATRIFAPEAPAIGLMERWRKWLAPAFSATTLALAAMLYIATPDGEQPLMDEAVSSHVRSLMGEHLNDVVSSDRHTVKPWFAGKLDFSPPVVDYTAQGFVLLGGRLDYLQHQTIAALSYGRAKHIINVFILPTPEADKPQQTQSIRGFNVVSWQAKHMRYVLVSDVEKGELQTLGQLIQN; encoded by the coding sequence ATGAATGAGCTTGATTGCCCGGTTTGCCGGGTTCGGTTGCAAGGTTATGTGGATCAGGAACTGGATCCTGCTTTGGCTGCGGATGTGTCTGCGCATCTGGTTTTGTGCAGGGAATGCGCGCGGGTGTGTGAAGAAGTAAAAGCGCTGAAGGTCAGCGTGAAGCGCCATGCTGCGTATTACCCGGCGCCGGCAGCGTTAGCCACCCGTATCTTCGCGCCTGAAGCACCTGCCATTGGCCTAATGGAACGCTGGCGGAAATGGCTCGCCCCAGCGTTCTCTGCGACGACGTTGGCGCTGGCCGCGATGCTTTACATCGCAACGCCCGACGGCGAACAACCGCTGATGGACGAAGCCGTCTCCAGCCACGTGCGCTCGCTGATGGGCGAACACCTCAACGACGTCGTTTCCTCCGACCGTCACACCGTCAAACCGTGGTTCGCCGGCAAACTCGACTTCTCGCCACCGGTGGTCGACTACACGGCGCAAGGGTTTGTGCTGCTGGGCGGACGCCTTGATTATCTGCAACACCAGACCATAGCAGCACTGAGCTATGGCCGGGCGAAACACATTATCAACGTGTTCATACTGCCCACCCCCGAAGCTGACAAACCTCAGCAAACCCAATCAATCCGAGGCTTCAACGTCGTCTCGTGGCAAGCTAAGCACATGCGCTACGTCCTTGTTTCCGATGTAGAAAAAGGCGAACTGCAGACCCTCGGCCAACTCATCCAGAACTGA
- a CDS encoding sigma-70 family RNA polymerase sigma factor, which yields MKQFEELIAPHLDAAYNLARWLTGNDSAARDVVQESALRAFRFLQRFADGNARAWFLAIVRNESYTWLKASAGRHWVAIEDDIGEHEGALSHSQTPELLAIHTENVALLQQALSALPPAYREVIVLKELEDLPYKDIALVADIPMGTVMSRLARARAMLKIELLKLHDHE from the coding sequence ATGAAGCAATTCGAGGAACTGATAGCGCCCCATCTGGACGCCGCCTACAACCTCGCGCGCTGGCTGACCGGCAACGACAGCGCCGCGCGCGACGTTGTGCAGGAAAGCGCGTTGCGCGCCTTCAGGTTTTTGCAGCGCTTTGCCGATGGCAATGCCAGGGCGTGGTTCCTGGCTATCGTGCGCAACGAAAGCTACACCTGGCTCAAAGCCTCGGCCGGGCGGCATTGGGTGGCCATCGAAGACGACATCGGCGAGCATGAAGGCGCACTCAGCCACAGCCAGACCCCGGAATTGCTGGCCATTCACACCGAAAACGTCGCGTTGCTCCAGCAAGCCCTCAGCGCCCTGCCGCCAGCGTATCGCGAGGTGATCGTGCTCAAAGAACTCGAAGACCTGCCCTACAAAGACATCGCCCTGGTGGCCGACATTCCGATGGGCACCGTCATGTCGCGACTGGCCCGGGCGCGCGCGATGCTCAAGATTGAATTACTGAAGTTGCACGATCATGAATGA
- a CDS encoding metallophosphoesterase family protein: protein MAMHTKPQRRTDGLLNPDRRTLLKCSAWAGAGVIWALHGGIPKAFALDAAGNVSDPEALDSTFHFVQISDSHIGFNKEANPEPVKTLQVAIDKVIALPKRPSLILHTGDITHLSKAEEFDTSAQLLKALPSTVHYVPGEHDTLDAGGGALYLERYGKGTKGNGWYSFDDHGVHFIALVNVFNFQAGREANLGADQLAWLADDLRVVSSSTPIVVFTHIPLWTIYQPWGWGTEDGDQAIAMLRKFGSVTVLNGHIHQVIQKVEGNITFHTARGTAYPQPAPGAAPSPGPMTVAADQLRNYLGVTEVRATQGDHPLALIDSTLV from the coding sequence ATGGCCATGCACACAAAACCTCAACGCCGCACCGACGGCTTGCTCAACCCGGACCGGCGCACGCTGCTCAAGTGTTCGGCGTGGGCCGGGGCCGGCGTCATCTGGGCCTTGCATGGCGGCATTCCGAAAGCCTTTGCGCTGGATGCGGCGGGCAACGTTTCCGATCCCGAGGCGTTGGACAGCACCTTCCACTTCGTACAGATCAGCGACTCGCACATCGGCTTCAACAAGGAGGCCAATCCGGAGCCGGTGAAGACCCTGCAAGTGGCGATCGACAAAGTTATTGCGCTGCCGAAACGGCCTTCGCTGATCCTTCATACCGGCGACATTACCCACCTGTCCAAAGCCGAGGAATTCGACACGTCGGCGCAGTTGCTCAAGGCGCTGCCGTCCACCGTGCATTACGTGCCGGGCGAGCACGACACGCTCGATGCGGGCGGCGGCGCGCTCTATCTGGAGCGTTATGGCAAGGGCACCAAAGGCAATGGCTGGTATAGCTTCGACGATCACGGCGTGCATTTCATTGCGCTGGTGAATGTCTTCAATTTTCAAGCGGGGCGTGAGGCCAATCTCGGCGCCGATCAACTCGCCTGGCTGGCGGATGACTTGCGCGTGGTGTCGAGCAGTACACCCATCGTCGTCTTCACCCACATTCCGTTGTGGACGATTTATCAGCCATGGGGCTGGGGCACCGAGGACGGCGATCAGGCGATCGCGATGCTGCGCAAGTTTGGTTCGGTGACGGTGCTGAACGGGCATATTCACCAGGTCATTCAGAAGGTCGAAGGCAACATCACCTTCCACACCGCCCGTGGCACGGCGTATCCGCAACCTGCACCGGGTGCGGCACCTTCACCGGGGCCGATGACGGTGGCGGCGGATCAGTTGCGCAATTATCTGGGGGTTACCGAGGTGCGTGCCACGCAGGGCGATCACCCGTTGGCGCTGATTGACTCGACATTGGTTTAA
- a CDS encoding plastocyanin/azurin family copper-binding protein, translated as MKTRLLALLCLMLSMPVWAQEVKIDIKQFMFDPKDLTVAVGTKVTWVNDDQVPHTVAETHKVFRSGALDTDDSFSWVFDTPGEFEYFCALHPQMIGRIIVTQ; from the coding sequence ATGAAAACGCGACTGTTGGCGCTGCTGTGCCTGATGTTGTCGATGCCGGTGTGGGCGCAGGAAGTGAAGATCGACATCAAGCAATTCATGTTCGACCCCAAGGATCTGACCGTGGCCGTGGGCACCAAAGTGACGTGGGTGAACGACGATCAGGTCCCGCACACGGTCGCGGAAACCCACAAGGTGTTTCGCTCGGGAGCGCTGGATACGGACGATAGTTTTTCCTGGGTGTTCGATACCCCAGGGGAGTTTGAGTACTTCTGTGCGCTGCATCCGCAGATGATCGGGAGGATTATCGTGACTCAATAA
- a CDS encoding urease accessory protein UreD, producing MNAPQQLLRPLIAPPQASSPVQARIAFSKAPSGASYISEQRVGYPFHLGRTLKLPDDPKDMAAVYVQSCSGGIFAGQDLRMHLHAGPDTQVHVSTGAATVAHSMLEQSARQTVSLTAERGALLEYLPMATILFPQANLYSQVRVNLHPGARVMLCDAFCLHTPQDSAGLFDFYRADLEVRCPAGRLLAGDRLALSGQDLLRQLPGVSHAFQTLATFMLVGQGLPVEALKTALRNALPAHPDRYLGVSALPNDCGVSLRIMTLDAVSLRNSLHTAWACVREHLTGVAPRVRRK from the coding sequence ATGAACGCGCCGCAGCAACTGCTTCGCCCGTTGATTGCCCCGCCCCAGGCATCGTCACCGGTGCAGGCCCGGATCGCCTTCAGCAAAGCGCCGTCCGGCGCCAGTTATATCAGCGAGCAGCGCGTGGGCTATCCCTTTCATCTGGGCCGCACCCTGAAGCTGCCGGACGACCCGAAAGACATGGCCGCCGTGTATGTGCAGTCGTGCTCGGGCGGGATTTTCGCAGGGCAGGATTTGCGGATGCACCTGCATGCCGGGCCGGACACTCAAGTCCATGTCAGCACTGGCGCGGCGACGGTAGCGCACAGCATGCTCGAGCAATCGGCACGCCAGACTGTCAGCCTCACCGCCGAACGCGGAGCATTGCTGGAGTACCTGCCAATGGCGACGATCCTGTTTCCCCAGGCAAACCTGTACAGCCAGGTGAGGGTGAATCTGCACCCGGGCGCCAGGGTGATGCTGTGCGACGCGTTTTGCCTGCACACCCCTCAAGACAGTGCCGGCCTCTTCGATTTCTACCGCGCCGACCTGGAAGTGCGCTGCCCGGCAGGCCGCTTACTGGCCGGCGATCGCCTGGCGCTGAGCGGGCAAGACCTGCTGCGGCAATTACCGGGCGTCAGTCATGCCTTCCAGACCCTGGCAACATTTATGCTTGTGGGCCAGGGCTTACCTGTCGAAGCGTTGAAAACAGCCTTGCGCAATGCCCTACCCGCTCACCCCGACCGCTATCTGGGTGTCAGCGCGTTGCCCAACGATTGCGGGGTTTCATTACGCATCATGACCCTTGATGCCGTGTCACTGCGCAACAGCCTTCACACAGCCTGGGCGTGCGTGCGTGAGCATCTGACCGGCGTGGCACCGCGTGTACGTCGCAAATGA
- the ureG gene encoding urease accessory protein UreG, with the protein MSTAFHAVPQPQAHPGAARVGIGGPVGSGKTRLLEQLIPRFIARGTELAIITNDLATREDAERVQRSGLIDPQRVLAVETGACPHTAIREDPTLNLQMADELEARFENLDLILIESGGDNLASTFSLDLVDYWIFVIDVAGGDDIPRKRGPGVLSCDLLVVNKYDLAPYVGVDLPRMRRESAEARNGRPVLFTNCATGDGVDAVVEAISRAVLFDRP; encoded by the coding sequence ATGAGCACTGCATTCCACGCCGTACCGCAGCCGCAAGCCCACCCCGGCGCCGCGCGAGTCGGGATTGGCGGCCCGGTCGGTTCGGGCAAGACTCGCCTGCTGGAGCAACTGATTCCGCGCTTCATCGCGCGCGGCACCGAACTGGCCATCATCACCAACGACCTGGCGACCCGCGAGGACGCCGAACGGGTGCAGCGCAGCGGCCTGATCGACCCACAACGGGTGCTCGCGGTAGAAACCGGCGCCTGCCCGCACACGGCGATCCGCGAAGACCCGACGCTGAACCTGCAAATGGCCGACGAACTGGAAGCGCGATTCGAGAACCTGGACCTGATCCTGATTGAGTCCGGTGGCGACAACCTGGCCTCGACCTTCTCGTTGGACTTGGTGGATTACTGGATCTTTGTGATTGATGTTGCTGGCGGCGATGACATCCCGCGCAAACGAGGGCCAGGCGTGTTGAGCTGTGATCTGCTGGTGGTCAACAAATATGATCTGGCGCCCTATGTGGGCGTTGATCTGCCACGCATGCGTCGCGAATCCGCCGAAGCCCGCAACGGCCGGCCCGTGCTGTTCACCAACTGCGCGACGGGTGACGGGGTCGACGCGGTAGTCGAAGCCATCAGCCGCGCCGTATTGTTTGACCGACCATGA
- the ureC gene encoding urease subunit alpha has product MATMTRKEYAAMYGPTTGDAVRLGDTSLLAEVEFDHSVPGDECLHGGGKTLRDGMGLMPGHDSADGALDMLICNALIIDPVIGIVKGDIGIKDGKIVAIGKAGNPQVMDGVHPLLICGIATTVRDAEGLIVTPGGIDVHVHFDSAQLCDHALAAGLTTLIGGSLGPITVGIDCGGEWNVGKMLQASEAWPINFGFLGRGNSSKPESLLGQLRGGCLGLKIHEDWGAMPAVIDTCLKVADEYDFQVQLHTDTLNESGFLEDTLAAIGDRTIHMYHTEGAGGGHAPDIISVAGKSNCIPSSTNPTNPYTVNTFDEHLDMIMVCHHLNPDVPEDVAFAESRVRPQTIAAEDILHDTGAISILGSDSQGMGRINEVICRTWQLASKMKDQRGRLPEEKTGLGDNERIKRYIAKYTINAARVFGIDSYIGSLEPGKIADLVLWRPAFFGIKPELVVKGGFIVHGVMGDSAASLYTCEPLIMRPQWGAFGEAKQALSVNFVNRLAVEANTAEKLGLKKVLLPAFGTRTLRKSDMLHNDACPDIRVDPQTFDVYADGERLTCEPVSEVPLAQRYMLR; this is encoded by the coding sequence ATGGCAACGATGACTCGCAAGGAATACGCCGCGATGTACGGCCCCACCACCGGCGACGCCGTGCGCCTGGGGGATACTTCGCTGCTGGCCGAGGTGGAATTCGACCACTCGGTGCCCGGCGATGAATGCCTGCACGGCGGCGGCAAGACCCTGCGCGACGGCATGGGCCTGATGCCGGGGCATGACAGCGCAGACGGCGCGCTGGACATGCTGATCTGCAACGCGCTGATCATCGACCCGGTGATCGGCATCGTCAAAGGCGACATCGGCATCAAGGACGGCAAGATCGTAGCCATCGGCAAGGCCGGCAATCCGCAGGTCATGGACGGTGTGCATCCGCTGCTGATCTGCGGCATCGCAACCACCGTGCGCGACGCTGAAGGCCTGATCGTCACGCCCGGCGGGATCGACGTGCACGTGCATTTCGATTCTGCGCAACTCTGCGACCACGCGCTCGCCGCGGGCCTGACGACGCTGATCGGCGGCTCGCTTGGGCCGATTACCGTGGGGATCGACTGCGGCGGCGAATGGAATGTTGGCAAGATGCTGCAAGCCTCTGAAGCCTGGCCAATCAATTTCGGCTTTCTCGGCAGGGGTAATTCCAGCAAGCCGGAATCGCTGCTCGGCCAACTGCGTGGTGGCTGCCTGGGTTTGAAGATCCACGAGGACTGGGGCGCGATGCCCGCCGTGATCGATACCTGCCTCAAGGTGGCCGATGAATACGACTTTCAGGTGCAACTGCACACTGACACCCTGAATGAGTCGGGCTTTCTCGAAGACACGCTGGCCGCCATCGGCGACCGCACGATCCACATGTACCACACCGAAGGTGCAGGCGGCGGCCACGCCCCGGACATCATCAGCGTGGCAGGAAAATCCAACTGCATCCCCTCCTCGACCAACCCGACCAATCCGTACACCGTCAACACCTTCGACGAGCACCTGGACATGATCATGGTCTGCCATCACCTCAATCCGGACGTGCCGGAAGACGTGGCATTCGCAGAGTCCAGGGTCCGTCCGCAGACCATCGCCGCCGAAGACATCCTGCACGACACCGGGGCGATTTCGATCCTGGGCTCCGACAGCCAGGGCATGGGGCGCATCAACGAGGTGATCTGTCGCACCTGGCAACTGGCCTCGAAGATGAAAGACCAACGCGGCCGTTTGCCGGAAGAAAAAACCGGATTGGGCGACAACGAACGCATCAAGCGTTACATCGCCAAGTACACGATCAATGCTGCGCGGGTGTTCGGAATCGACAGTTATATCGGCTCGCTGGAGCCGGGCAAGATCGCTGACCTGGTGCTGTGGCGCCCTGCCTTTTTTGGCATCAAGCCGGAGCTGGTGGTCAAGGGCGGTTTTATCGTGCACGGCGTGATGGGCGACTCGGCAGCCTCGCTGTACACCTGCGAACCGCTGATCATGCGCCCGCAATGGGGTGCCTTCGGTGAAGCCAAACAGGCGCTGTCGGTGAATTTCGTCAACCGCCTCGCGGTAGAGGCCAATACCGCCGAGAAGCTGGGCCTGAAAAAAGTCCTGTTGCCGGCCTTCGGCACCCGCACCCTGCGCAAGTCCGACATGCTGCACAACGACGCCTGCCCGGACATTCGCGTCGACCCACAGACCTTCGATGTGTACGCCGACGGTGAGCGCTTGACCTGCGAGCCGGTCAGCGAAGTGCCCCTGGCCCAGCGCTACATGTTGCGCTGA
- a CDS encoding urease subunit beta has translation MLLTPTELERLTLYTAAELSRKRRAKGLRLNFPEASALIADEILEGAREGRSVAELISFGSTLLNTDDVMPGVADLLPVLQVEGTFPDGTKLVTVHQPIRPGQLPLAVMPTPGEIISPECDIQLNSGRPTTTVRAINTGDRPVQIGSHYHFFEVNKALDFPRAAAFGMHLDIPAGTAVRFEPGELREVHLVQFGGTGDIHGFSGLTNGNLHDPACKAIALDRARAQQFKGA, from the coding sequence ATGCTGCTGACGCCCACCGAACTTGAGCGGCTGACGCTGTACACCGCCGCCGAACTCTCGCGTAAACGCCGCGCCAAAGGGCTGCGCCTGAACTTTCCGGAAGCCTCGGCGCTGATTGCCGATGAAATACTGGAAGGCGCCCGTGAGGGGCGCAGCGTGGCCGAGCTGATCAGTTTCGGCTCAACGCTCCTCAACACTGACGATGTCATGCCCGGCGTGGCCGATCTGCTGCCGGTGCTGCAAGTGGAGGGTACGTTCCCCGATGGCACCAAACTGGTCACCGTGCATCAGCCGATTCGACCCGGCCAGTTGCCGTTGGCCGTCATGCCGACGCCTGGCGAAATCATCTCGCCCGAGTGCGATATACAGCTCAACAGCGGTCGCCCCACGACCACCGTACGGGCGATCAATACCGGCGACCGGCCGGTGCAAATCGGCAGTCACTACCACTTTTTCGAAGTCAACAAGGCGCTGGATTTCCCCCGCGCCGCCGCCTTCGGCATGCACCTGGACATTCCCGCCGGCACCGCCGTGCGTTTTGAGCCGGGGGAGCTGCGCGAAGTGCACCTGGTGCAATTCGGCGGCACGGGTGACATCCACGGTTTCAGCGGTTTGACCAACGGCAACCTGCACGATCCGGCCTGCAAAGCCATCGCGCTCGATCGCGCGCGCGCTCAACAGTTCAAGGGGGCGTGA
- a CDS encoding urease accessory protein UreF → MSAAPADLRSSLLALQQADSFFPGGAVAWSWGLETLVADARLGQNDSMTDRVPVRRRQRGLQNDRSVQVRAFVEGQLRHRWNSFDRVFLCAAWHAAADLATLMDLDSHIEALTLAEELRQGSRRVGQSLLGVHVALGTPGAAAYQQHVLARATPGHLPVLQGLLWKRLGMPLEHCQLAAAHGLCTGLVSAAVRLGVMGHVDAQRVLTDIQPLLLQLLAEAPLAPDDASGFTPMAEIAVMRHETQDLRLFAN, encoded by the coding sequence ATGAGCGCCGCACCGGCCGATTTGCGCAGCAGCCTGCTGGCGCTGCAACAGGCGGACAGCTTTTTCCCCGGCGGCGCGGTTGCCTGGTCATGGGGGCTGGAAACGCTGGTGGCCGATGCACGCCTGGGGCAGAACGACTCGATGACCGACCGCGTCCCTGTCAGGCGCCGTCAGCGCGGGCTGCAGAATGATCGCAGCGTTCAGGTGCGGGCCTTCGTCGAAGGGCAATTGCGCCATCGCTGGAACAGTTTTGACCGGGTGTTTTTATGCGCCGCCTGGCACGCGGCGGCTGACCTCGCCACCCTGATGGACCTGGACAGTCACATCGAGGCCCTGACCCTGGCAGAGGAACTGCGCCAAGGCTCACGTCGCGTTGGCCAATCGTTGCTGGGCGTGCATGTCGCGCTCGGTACACCCGGCGCTGCCGCTTACCAGCAACACGTGCTCGCCCGAGCAACGCCGGGGCATTTGCCGGTGCTGCAAGGGCTGCTGTGGAAACGTCTCGGCATGCCACTCGAGCACTGCCAACTCGCTGCCGCCCATGGGTTATGCACCGGACTGGTCAGCGCCGCTGTGCGCCTGGGCGTAATGGGGCATGTGGATGCGCAGCGGGTGCTTACCGATATCCAGCCCTTGCTCCTGCAACTGCTGGCTGAGGCTCCGCTCGCCCCCGACGACGCCAGCGGTTTCACACCCATGGCCGAGATTGCCGTGATGCGTCACGAAACCCAGGACCTCCGTCTTTTCGCCAATTGA
- the ureE gene encoding urease accessory protein UreE, whose amino-acid sequence MLILDRILGQASDPALADRLHDLSHAGQVETLSLSASDIQRHRLRLASDRGTDCAIRLERHQQLRNGSVLMLDGQRAIVVQMQDVQFLDLQPRDAAAALELGYFAGNMHWAVRFAGTTLRIPLNGPQADYLERLAPMLADGRVQRL is encoded by the coding sequence ATGTTGATCCTTGACCGCATTCTGGGCCAGGCCAGCGACCCTGCCCTCGCCGACCGTTTGCATGACCTCAGCCACGCAGGCCAGGTCGAAACCCTCAGCCTGTCGGCCAGCGATATTCAGCGTCATCGCCTGCGCCTGGCCAGTGATCGCGGCACCGACTGTGCGATTCGGCTGGAGCGCCATCAGCAACTGCGTAACGGCTCGGTGCTGATGCTCGACGGTCAGCGCGCCATCGTCGTGCAAATGCAGGACGTGCAGTTTCTCGACCTGCAACCGAGGGACGCTGCCGCAGCGCTGGAGCTGGGGTATTTCGCCGGAAACATGCACTGGGCCGTGCGCTTTGCAGGCACGACGTTACGGATCCCGCTGAATGGCCCGCAGGCCGATTACCTCGAACGTCTGGCGCCGATGCTCGCGGACGGCCGGGTGCAGCGCCTATGA